From the Lathyrus oleraceus cultivar Zhongwan6 chromosome 3, CAAS_Psat_ZW6_1.0, whole genome shotgun sequence genome, the window TACCTTGTTTTTGCTTGTCGTTCTAAGCGTACTAGAACAAAACATGACCCTAGGTCTCAAAAATGTATTTACTTAGGTACTAAACATGGGGTAAAATGACATATATTGTATGACACTCATAGTAAAAATATATTTATATCTAGAGATACCACCTTTTTTTAGAACATCTCCCCCTACACTTATAACCAATATCCAACCAATATTATTCTCTTACTtattcatcaccctaatcatatgACTATGTTCTCACTCCTCTTCCAACACTTATCCTTGACCCAACTCCCCTTCACTCTGCCAATAACAGTCCCAACAACACCCTTCCTCCTCAAACTAAACCAAACAACATAGCCAATAAGAGTCCCTACAACACATCTCCTCATCACACTCAACAAACTAACATGCCACTAACAGTCCCAATGACACTTATCCCTTTCAAACTCAAACAACCAAAACTGACAACAAAAGTCCAGACAACACATCTGCCGCTCCAACCCAATCAACCAACCATCTTATTTTAAGAAAATCTAACAAATTATCCAAATCTCCTACTTATCTTAAAGACTATCATTGCTCTCTCCTCCAAGGTACTTCTTTTACCCCTTCTTCATTCAATTCAGGTAACATCTCTCACCCTATCTCTCAGTTTTTATCCTATGATAACATGTCCATTAATCATagaattttaaatttaaaaatttctATCCTAAAAGAACCTTGATCTTACTCATATGTTATTACACCCTAATTAGAAACAAGCCAACAAAGAAGAACTTACATTTCCCACTAAAACTAAAATCTGGGATATTGTTTCTTTTCCCCCAAATAAGATTGTCATTGGTTGAAAATGGATTTTCAAACTTTAATTTTTAGCCAATGGAAATATTGAGAAATATAAGGCATAAATTGTAACCAAAGGCTTCAATCAAACTGAGGCATTATATTACTTATAAACCTTTAGTCCAGTGATAAAAATGACAACTATCagattattattatccattgcctCGTCTTTAAACTGACATCTTCACCAATTGGACATAAATATTGTCTTTCTCCATGGAGATTTATACGTAGAAGTATATATGAAGTGTCATCGGCCTAAAGGTTCCTAACAATGTCTGTAAGTTAAACAAACCCTTATATGGCTTAAAGCAAGTCAGTCGTCAGTGGAGCCAGAAGTTATCTTTTCCACATAATTTACTTTAGGTTATCACTAATATAACTCCGACTACTCTCTTTTTACCAAGAAAACTATTAAGTCTTTTACTGATATTCTAATTTATGTTGGTGATCTCATTCTTGTAGAAAATGACTTAGCTGAATTTTCTCACATTAAACATATCTTAGACACAAAGTTTAGCATTAAAGATCTAGGACATCTCAAATATTTTCTTGGATTTTAGATTTCTAGATCTTTTAAAGGAATTTCTTTGTGTCAAAGAAAATGTAGTTTTCACTTATTACATGATGCATGTCTTCTTGCAACAAAATCTACATCCACTCTCATGCACCTAGGATGCAAGTTGGATATGGTCATGAGCCTATTCTTCTTGACTCTATTGAGTTTAAAAGTCTCATTTTTAAATCATTATATCTCACTCATTCGTGGCATGATATCATATTTGTTGTTTGCAGGTTAAACCAATACTTCACGACATCAACAAATATACATGTGCTAGAAGGTATCAGGATCCTCAGATACATCAAGAATGCTCCTGTTATGGGACTTCATCTCAAGCAATATTTAACACTTGCCACTAGAAGGTCTATAATAGGATGTACCTTTTTCTCTAAAAGCAGTCTAATCAACTAGAAATCAATAAAGAAAAATGTAGTGTCTAGATATTCATTAGAAGCAAAGTATAGAGTCCTAGCAAACACCTCATGTGAGACACGATGGTTGCTATACTTGCTTCAGGATCTCTGCATTTCCCACACACACTCTATCACTATCTTTCGTGACAATAGGAATTATTCCACGAAAGAATGAAGTACATTGAAATTGACTATCACCTCGTTCGTGACAAATTGCAAGCCAAACTCATACATTTAATGCCCATAAATTCTAAAGACCAGATTGCATACCTCTTCACCAAAGCTCTTCATCTTTGTCTCTTCTCCTCTCTTGTTCATAAACTAGATTCTAGTTTGTGGGGACCGTTACAACTTAAtgtatttttaattatttttattctcttaatttcttttatttgtttgttaGGTAATTGAGATATTTGGGCTAATCTATTCGAGATAATTTCTCTAACAAACTTGTAACTTTGGGTCTATATTAGCCAATGACCCATCTTGTATTTTCTCAAATGAATCATTAAtaaaaaaattctcttttatttaAATTTTTCATTTCAGTTTCATCTTCAAAGCAAATGCAAATGCTTTCCTGCTGCCATCTGTGAATACTAACATAGAATCCTCACCAAGTATTAGACACTGTACTTATCTCATTAGTTTAATTATTGTTTGAGCATGTTTAATCCTTCTACTGTTGTTAGTTTTTTCTGTTAGCTTAGTGGGCATCTTACACGTGGCATTATCCTAGTGGTGGCTAATGATAAGGTTAACACACATAACTTTTCGATCTTGTGTGGTTACTATGGCTGCAAAGTTTATCATTTCACAATCCAACAAATTGTGACTAGGCAGCAATCAATTACCACAATTTTAAGACAACAATATTGGAAATAGAAAAATCAATACATTATATAAAGCAAGTTTTAGTACAAGCTTTGCAATTCAACCACAAGAACTAACAAAGTCAGAAAAATGGCTTCTATGATATCCTCTTCCGCTGTGACAACAGTCAGCCGTGCTTCTAGGGTGCAATCCGCGGCAGTGGCTCCATTCGGCGGCCTGAAATCCATGACTGGATTCCCAGTGAAGAAGGTCAACACTGACATTACTTCCATTACAAGCAATGGTGGAAGAGTAAAGTGCATGCAGGTGACAGAAACATATACATCTATTTGAATATCACTAATGATTCAAGTTTGTTAACTCTTATTGTTGAATATTTAGGTGTGGCCTCCAATTGGAAAGAAGAAGTTTGAGACTCTTTCCTATTTGCCACCATTGACGAGAGATCAGTTGTTGAAAGAAGTTGAATACCTTCTGAGGAAGGGATGGGTTCCATGCTTGGAATTTGAGTTGGAGGTTTCATATTCATTCCTTTTTTCAATGATTATATAAATACTTTTGTTTGAAACCGTAATGAGTTGATTTTGACTGTTTGGTTGCAGAAAGGATTTGTGTACCGTGAGCACAACAAGTCACCAGGATACTATGATGGAAGATACTGGACAATGTGGAAGCTTCCTATGTTTGGTACCACTGATGCTTCTCAAGTCTTGAAGGAGCTTGATGAAGTTGTTGCCGCTTACCCCCAAGCTTTCGTCCGTATCATCGGTTTCGACAACGTTCGTCAAGTTCAATGCATCAGTTTCATTGCCCACACACCAGAATCCTACTAAGTTTGAGTATTATGGAATTTGAAAAACTGTTTCTCTTGTACCATTTGTTCTACTTGTAATTTACTGTGTTTTTTATTCGGACTGTAAAATACAAATGGATGGATAAGAGTTAATCAATGATATGGTCCTTCTGAACACAAGTATGTCCTCTTGTGCTTTAGACATTTATGAACTTTCCTTTATGTAATTTTCGAATCATATTTGTAATTGACTTGATGAAGCTCTCTTATCataaaaaataaaccttttttCTTGAAATACCAGAATCCTTGTCAGATTCTAATCATTGCCTTATAATTATAGTCATACTCATGGATTTGCAGTTGATTATGCAAAGTTATGACAATTTTTATTGCTGCCAATTTCATCTTTTATGGACTAACAAAACACATCGAAAAGGTTGTAAACATCTGTCAGTTTTGTAGAGTTTTGTAGATTACACTAGTCTCATGCAATAAGCCTAACTTAAGTTTAAATATGTTGGGGTTTGTTTATATTAAAATAAGATTATATAACTCTTGTGAAAGAGTGTTATTAGAATAATATGAAGAGGAATTATTCAAATAAAATGAATGGGTGTTATTCAGAGGTATTATTCAAATAAAGTGAAAAATGTTATTTAAATAAAGTGAAAACGTATTATTATATATGAATGATGATGAATAATATCTATAAAGAAAAAGTATTATTGTGAAGGAGATATGAATAACATCTATAAATAGTGATGACTTGATTGGAGTCAAACACGATAATTGAACAAAGGGTAATATTTCTTCTATAATAGTTTATGTACCAAATACTCATCAAGAAAGAGTTTTGAGAAAGCACGAATAGGAAATAGATAGATTGAGTATTAGTGAATTATGATCGTTTTTAATCATTATCACGAAACAAGATACACATTCTAATGTATTTATGTTTGCGAGAATCATATATTCTAAAATTAATATAATGATGATAGTTTTTTAATGAATTATGTAGTATGAATAAAATATAACTTACATATCTAACAAGATTTAAAAACACTTCATCACAAATTGGGTTGGTAtaattcatatatatatatagtgaAATAGTTATTAGGAAACACTTGAGTATAAAATAGAATAAATTCTTATGAATCATGTATGTTATTTTCTTGTTTTTTATTTAATCTCTTATAACATCTCTTGAATTATAGTGGATCAGAGAATTGTTTTTACTCCCATAATTGATCGGTTTGATCAAACTGGATAAACAAATTTTGTGTACTCATTTTTTATTTCCGTCTCTTTCTAGTGGTTTTTTGCTTACATTATTTGACAA encodes:
- the LOC127128732 gene encoding ribulose bisphosphate carboxylase small subunit, chloroplastic 3-like, translated to MASMISSSAVTTVSRASRVQSAAVAPFGGLKSMTGFPVKKVNTDITSITSNGGRVKCMQVWPPIGKKKFETLSYLPPLTRDQLLKEVEYLLRKGWVPCLEFELEKGFVYREHNKSPGYYDGRYWTMWKLPMFGTTDASQVLKELDEVVAAYPQAFVRIIGFDNVRQVQCISFIAHTPESY